Proteins encoded within one genomic window of Episyrphus balteatus chromosome 1, idEpiBalt1.1, whole genome shotgun sequence:
- the LOC129905091 gene encoding copper chaperone for superoxide dismutase — MSEIKIEFAVQMSGEKCSEKVKKSLEGVGEISINLKEGRVVVTTKHPWSDIQDRIEKTGRTAVLCGFGGKSAVAMINNSDSKSLTKVQGVVRFSAINNEESGCVVDGVIDGLSPGLHGIHLHECGDISAGYESLGGHYNPRGSPHGSPENSADKRHVGDLGNIRADEEGRATFRFIDPLVEVWDIIGRSVVVTENPDDLGRGGNERSLIDGNSGDRIACGIIARSAGILQNYKKICACDGVTLWDERNKPLAGGNRNTNGKL; from the exons atgagtgAAATTAAG ATTGAATTTGCAGTACAAATGTCAGGTGAAAAATGttcagaaaaagttaaaaaatcacTTGAAGGTGTCGGCGAAATAAGTATTAATTTGAAAGAAGGTCGTGTTGTTGTAACTACAAAACATCCATGGTCAGATATTCAAGATAGAATCGAAAAAACAGGCAGAACAGCAGTTCTATGTGGTTTTGGTG GAAAATCTGCAGTTGCAATGATAAACAACTCTGATTCAAAAAGTCTAACAAAAGTCCAAGGCGTAGTTAGATTTTCAGCAATAAACAATGAAGAAAGTGGCTGTGTGGTTGACGGGGTTATAGATGGTCTCTCGCCTGGATTACATGGAATCCATTTACATGAATGCGGTGACATATCAGCTGGATATGAATCACTTGGTGGACATTATAATCCTCGGGGTTCCCCACATGGATCGCCAGAGAATTCTGCAGATAAAAGACATGTTGGTGATTTGGGAAATATTCGAGCTGATGAAGAGGGTCGTGCCACATTCCGATTTATTGATCCTTTGGTTGAGGTATGGGATATAATTGGTCGATCAGTTGTGGTAACAGAAAATCCAGATGACTTAGGTCGTGGGGGTAACGAAAGGAGTCTAATTGATGGCAACAGTGGTGATAG aATTGCTTGTGGAATCATTGCACGATCAGCGGGTATTTTacaaaactataagaaaatttgCGCTTGTGATGGTGTTACTTTGTGGGATGAAAGAAATAAACCTTTGGCTGGTGGTAATCGTAATACTAAtggaaaattgtaa
- the LOC129905366 gene encoding uncharacterized protein LOC129905366 isoform X2, with product MDGIALWILFLVFLPFLLFFWKMLLMAWKSFLYTKKIKNLSDEIETRQNQLATVSRSIDANSIYSNDGESNRRRRDSDATLKIDLPPTYEDAMKNFTESREVVATSPTISTEEPVETIDTHGTVAIEIVTIPNSQQRSIVV from the exons ATGGACGGAATCGCTCTTTGGATTCTGTTCCTAgtgtttttgccttttttgctgtttttttggaAA ATGCTCTTGATGGCTTGGAAGAGTTTCTTGTatacaaaaaagataaaaaatctgTCGGATGAAATAGAAA CCCGTCAAAATCAACTAGCAACAGTCAGCCGTTCCATTGATGCAAATAGCATTTATTCAAATGATGGAGAATCAAATCGTCGTCGACGAGATAGCGAtgcaactttaaaaatcgatctACCTCCAACTTACGAAGATGCTATGAAGAATTTCACAGAATCCAGAGAAGTAGTTGCAACATCACCAACAATAAGTACTGAAGAACCTGTCGAAACAATAGATACTCATGGAACTGTTGCAATCGAAATAGTTACGATTCCAAATTCTCAACAACGTAGTATAGTAGTGTAA
- the LOC129905366 gene encoding uncharacterized protein LOC129905366 isoform X1: MASNTSNSINWTEPIFPPIDSPPPVIVYPNDSYTISQGYAAYGCFIAILLLVLFAVVIKIALKRKQLQHRNAALRRNIARQNQLATVSRSIDANSIYSNDGESNRRRRDSDATLKIDLPPTYEDAMKNFTESREVVATSPTISTEEPVETIDTHGTVAIEIVTIPNSQQRSIVV, encoded by the exons ATGGCGAGTAATACAAGTAATTCAATAAATTGGACTGAGCCAATTTTTCCCCCTATTGATTCTCCTCCACCAGTGATAGTTTATCCAAATGATTCATATACTATAAGCCAAGGTTATGCTGCCTATGGATGCTTTATTGCAATATTATTGTTGGTTTTGTTTGCAGTTGTTATAAAG ATTGCATTAAAACGGAAACAACTTCAACATAGAAATGCAGCTTTAAGGAGAAATATAG CCCGTCAAAATCAACTAGCAACAGTCAGCCGTTCCATTGATGCAAATAGCATTTATTCAAATGATGGAGAATCAAATCGTCGTCGACGAGATAGCGAtgcaactttaaaaatcgatctACCTCCAACTTACGAAGATGCTATGAAGAATTTCACAGAATCCAGAGAAGTAGTTGCAACATCACCAACAATAAGTACTGAAGAACCTGTCGAAACAATAGATACTCATGGAACTGTTGCAATCGAAATAGTTACGATTCCAAATTCTCAACAACGTAGTATAGTAGTGTAA
- the LOC129905364 gene encoding NEDD4-binding protein 1-like — protein sequence MAQDSSINERNTEEEPSTSRAVLTNSPLKKRSPFKKKSFVKLKDNKYRDELIEKYKLNSKKRFPIGLNGLSSPSLSQATSKKIIHQIKKRNNKSYNKSPAKSNMLDETPRQRSSNEGRTTKIEVIDDDCICIETKPEVITIEDETIAPMNVVKELEMKYLKFKQYEAIGSIRMNHQLEDNKNNQVLTSTPNPNRSNGVMLTRGPFNQDADSSFGALSSSTICYNSDDITIVEDVRPTTTNDDVIVIDDTIVPSKKSLRREAAKRNRSKNNDDSVIFVSENFSPSRKRTAPAPAFIPLNTPAEEVKIKLPPIPDSPPRPKRKCTQRNNDLFTSREEKQLKQYNENAYNPNKDADKEKTEKKRMVIIDGSNVAYQHALNKEFSVKGLKICLDYFTKMGYEVKAVVPQYRLQKQKSSNPGELETLHREGKIVFTPCKNLPGKSSTSYDDRFILQLASELDAAVVSNDNYRDLLNENAALKKIIENRVIGYTWCNDVFILPKDPYGKWGPTLDTILNRS from the exons ATGGCTCAAGATTCATCAATAAATGAG cGAAATACAGAGGAGGAGCCTTCAACAAGCAGAGCTGTCTTAACAAACAGTCCACTTAAAAAAAGAAGTCCTTTTAAGAAGAAATcgtttgttaaattaaaagacAACAAATACAGAGACGAACTTATCGAG AAATACAAGCTGAATTCCAAAAAAAGATTTCCAATTGGATTGAATGGTCTTTCATCGCCAAGCCTTAGTCAAGCTACGTCAAAGAAAATTATCCatcaaattaaaaaacgaaataataaaTCGTATAACAAAAGTCCCGCCAAATCAAATATGCTAGATGAAACTCCTCGTCAAAGATCATCAAATGAAGgaagaacaacaaaaattgaGGTTATAGATGATGATTGCATTTGCATAGAAACCAAACCAGAAGTTATAACTATTGAAGATGAAACTATTGCTCCCATGAATGTTGTCAAAGAACTGGAAAtgaaatacttaaaatttaaacaatacgAAGCAATAGGTAGCATTCGTATGAATCATCAACTCGAAGATAATAAAAACAATCAAGTTTTAACTTCAACACCAAATCCAAATCGATCAAATGGTGTTATGTTAACCCGCGGTCCATTTAATCAAGACGCAGACTCTAGTTTTGGTGCATTGTCATCTAGTACAATATGTTACAATTCCGATGATATTACCATTGTTGAAGATGTTAGACCTACCACCACCAATGATGATGTTATTGTTATTGATGATACAATTGTACCTAGTAAAAAAAGTTTACGACGAGAGGCGGCGAAAAGAAATAGATCGAAAAATAATGATGATTCGGTGATATTTGTTAGTGAGAATTTTTCACCTTCTAGAAAACGAACAGCACCTGCACCTGCTTTTATACCATTAAATACACCTGCAGAAGAG GTGAAAATTAAATTGCCACCAATTCCTGACTCACCCCCAAGGCCGAAACGAAAATGTACCCAACGTAATAATGATCTTTTTACGTCCAGAGAAGAGAAACAGCTCAAACAATACAATGAAAATGCTTATAATCCCAACAAAGACGCAGACAAAGAGaaaacagaaaagaaaagaatGGTCATAATCGATGGCAGTAATGTAGCCTACCA ACACGCTCTTAACAAAGAGTTTTCGGTAAAAGGTCTTAAAATATGCCTTGATTATTTTACTAAAATGGGTTACGAGGTAAAAGCTGTTGTGCCACAGTATCGTTTGCAAAAGCAAAAATCATCAAATCCTGGAGAATTAGAAACGTTACATCGAGAAGGTAAAATAGTTTTTACACCATGTAAAAATTTACCTGGAAAATCTTCAACTTCATATGATGATAG atttattttgcaATTAGCATCTGAACTAGATGCCGCTGTTGTATCAAATGACAATTACCGTGACCTTCTCAATGAGAATGcagcacttaaaaaaattatcgagaATCGTGTTATTGGTTATACATGGTGTAATGATGTATTCATTTTACCAAAAGATCCCTATGGCAAATGGGGTCCAACACTCGATACGATTCTCAATCGATCGTAG
- the LOC129905365 gene encoding uncharacterized protein LOC129905365 produces the protein MEEIWMNACRKLEISDDIARTWYEKIRRKMVQGSGRFYHNWDELLLRKKDYLDEMSSPSATILFAVFFQYYEFDGKRNCVEKNCEAFQEFCSEAGLKDENIIKLTKKLLGDESIDTLPGYDEEINLLQDLDLLVLGSPPEEYNRYRELLRKEYSHLDDASYKKMRLKVLETFLMIPTIFATNDFQSKFEETARKNIIKEIEELKN, from the exons ATGGAAGAAATCTGGATGAATGCTTGTAGAAAGCTAGAAATATCCGATGATATAGCTCGCACATGGTATGAAAAAATTCGTCGAAAAATGGTTCAAGGTTCTGGGCGATTCTATCATAATTGGGATGAActtttattgagaaaaaaggATTACCTTGATGAAATGAGTTCGCCCTCAGCGACAATATTGTTTGCTGTATTCTTTCAATATTACGAATTCGATGGCAAACGTAattgtgttgaaaaaaattgtgaagCTTTTCAAGAGTTTTGTTCGGAAGCTGGATTAAAAGAT GAAAACATAATCAAGCTCACGAAGAAACTTCTTGGTGATGAAAGTATTGATACATTGCCTGGATATGATGAAGAAATCAATCTTCTTCAGGATTTAGATCTATTGGTATTAGG TTCACCTCCAGAAGAATATAATCGTTATAGAGAACTGCTTCGTAAAGAATATTCCCATTTGGATGACGCTAGTTATAAAAAAATGCGCCTTAAG gttttaGAAACATTCCTTATGATTCCAACGATATTTGCAACAAATGATTTTCAATCGAAATTTGAAGAAACTGCTCGTAAAAATATTATCAAGGAAATTGAAGagttgaaaaattga
- the LOC129905790 gene encoding uncharacterized protein LOC129905790, whose amino-acid sequence MESNEISMFMDVKIDIHDKKSEALKFKSWMKCLVKIEAIKCLPCFLRITFIRNVEDEAANLSVSINIPGITISLASSRTKQYSYGIFWMQNRKRCFIYFAVDSESSCRRHMKWMKKSIKNLELHRQIFLETRRSSRGRLEGTSTSKMGKQNLQAILGPLPKIPDADSINWSRRVSGMSGIYEEIPDGVDTKLGQQSRGSIASGIYEEMKPAPIDCKAIREEALEPAPPLPPRKRINTFEQDVGGIPRSNTNPESEMAKKKKYKNVLENIFGRSKRSESVSEGQVSNAEDLIKCSPDKEQPPEQFYANTPNSHLRPKQNNTSLAARKKAMANKRNSFSSPDLSKFNVFDDLSNLDENISLSSELLPIENLNDSAIEIVIHKDEESLSPKRDSLESLNISEQIQPNFNFSCNSSTVNLVGSNLNIKSSQQQVLIDDNSGYCAMAPIVKEQSSDSDKENDDDQKDDDDDDKTNEGQESHNESAVYENMANSSALNKSSHLYENIGICLSSGGDKPSADLDESYYQTPRKSIISIDDKVPSYYPNSCDTAKTRRRSPSIAEKTTNSNNNLRHLANIKVIRRENLYISSPQKIIDQRMRSTAAVSGDSIDNHGTPSKKSSSSPLMARKISENVYTVTRHGIDEFGEHQLAHSQSQRILNLAALQNIDFKFDDTKNESDLKNNCMQGSESASRIYQKYATLARITPNNKYIDKCSKSSKTNTTNNDLSNVKKFTSLPRFKKIDFSPLKLKINNVLQRHHNSEI is encoded by the exons ATGGAAAGCAATGAGATTTCAATGTTTATGGACGTGAAGATAGACATTCATGATAAGAAGTCTGAAGCCCTCAAATTTAAG TCATGGATGAAATGTCTGGTTAAAATCGAAGCAATCAAATGTCTTCCTTGTTTCCTGCGCATCACTTTTATACGAAATGTTGAAGATGAGGCAGCCAACTTAAGTGTGTCGATTAATATTCCTGGCATTACGATCAGTTTGGCATCGTCGAGGACCAAACAATATTCGTATGGAATATTTTGGATGCAAAATCGAAAAAggtgttttatatattttgcagTTGACTCAGAGTCTAGTTGCCGCCGCCATATGAAATGGATGAAGAAATCTATAAAGAATCTCGAATTGCATCGTCAGA TATTTCTTGAAACACGGCGTTCAAGTCGAGGTCGTCTTGAAGGAACATCAACTAGTAAAAtgggaaaacaaaatttacaagCTATTTTAGGGCCACTGCCTAAAATTCCAGATGCTGATAG tataAATTGGTCAAGACGTGTTTCTGGAATGTCCGGCATTTACGAGGAAATTCCTGATGGAGTAGATACAAAATTAGGACAACAATCACGTGGATCAATTGCATCTGGAATATATGAGGAAATGAAACCAGCACCTATTGATTGCAAAGCCATTAG AGAGGAGGCCCTTGAACCAGCCCCACCACTCCCACCACGAAAACGTATCAACACTTTCGAACAGGACGTTGGCGGCATTCCCCGCTCCAATACAAATCCCGAATCCGAAATGGCcaagaagaaaaaatacaaaaatgtcttGGAAAACATATTCGGCCGTTCGAAACGTTCTGAAAGTGTTAGCGAAGGTCAGGTAAGTAATGCTGAAGATCTTATCAAATGCAGTCCGGACAAAGAACAGCCACCTGAACAATTCTACGCAAATACACCCAATAGTCATTTGCGTCCCAAACAAAACAACACATCATTGGCCGCTCGCAAAAAAGCAATGGCCAACAAACGCAATAGTTTCTCCAGCCCAGATTTatccaaattcaatgtttttgatGATTTATCTAATTTGGACGAAAACATATCATTATCATCGGAATTGTTGCCAATTGAAAATCTTAATGATTCTGCTATAGAAATTGTTATACACAAAGATGAAGAATCGTTGTCACCGAAACGTGATTCTTTGGAGAGTTTAAATATATCCGAGCAAATTCAACCGAATTTTAATTTCTCATGCAATTCATCAACTGTGAATCTAGTTGGTtcgaatttaaatataaaaagtagtCAACAGCAAGTTCTAATTGATGATAATTCTGGTTACTGTGCCATGGCACCGATTGTCAAGGAACAGTCCTCAGATAGTGACAAGGAAAATGATGATGATCAAaaagacgacgacgatgacgataaAACGAATGAAGGACAAGAATCCCACAATGAAAGTGCCGTCTATGAAAATATGGCCAATTCGTCAGCTTTAAATAAATCATCACATCTCTATGAAAACATTGGAATATGTCTGTCATCCGGTGGAGACAAACCCTCTGCTGATCTTGATGAGAGTTACTATCAAACGCCACGCAAATCCATTATAAGCATTGATGATAAAGTTCCATCATACTATCCGAATAGTTGTGACACAGCCAAGACGCGACGTCGCAGTCCATCGATTGccgaaaaaacaacaaattcgaATAACAATCTTCGTCATTTGGCAAATATTAAAGTCATTCGTCGTGAAAATCTCTACATATCATCCCCGCAAAAAATCATTGATCAACGCATGCGGTCCACAGCCGCAGTTAGCGGTGATAGTATTGACAATCATGGAACTCCTTCGAAAAAGTCATCATCTTCGCCTCTAATGGCGAGAAAAATATCCGAAAATGTTTACACCGTAACACGGCATGGAATTGATGAATTTGGCGAACATCAATTAGCCCACAGTCAGTCCCAGAGAATTCTAAATCTAGCTGCTTTGCAAAATATCGACTTTAAATTCGATGATACTAAAAAcgaatcggatttgaaaaataattgcatGCAAGGATCGGAAAGTGCCTCGAGGATCTATCAAAAATATGCTACCTTGGCGAGAATCACTccaaataataaatacattGATAAGTGTTCGAAATCCAGCAAGACTAATACAACAAATAATGATCTCAGTAATGTGAAAAAGTTCACCTCCTTGCCTAGATTTAAGAAAATTGACTTTTCTCCACTTAAATTGAAGATCAATAATGTTTTACAACGTCATCATAATAGTGAAATTTGA